One part of the Rhodococcus oxybenzonivorans genome encodes these proteins:
- a CDS encoding MFS transporter gives MTQAPDTAHRAAHETAGRSAVLVPALCFVVMITSMMQTAVVPLLPAIAVQLDMGTDAVGWTVTANLLAAAVCTPLLGHLADRHGPRKVMLAVLGTVLIGSVLCVAWTGLPALVAGRILQGVSYALFPVGVAVVRGALGPRRVPMALGVMSGALSVGGGAGMIAAGLLYTEGSDYRRVFWMLLILTAIAMVVGWCVIPHTPGSGARDGFDFWGVVGLAIGLPGLLLALAQGGTWGWLSVWTLGCAVTGALVLAAWYRHERRTTAPLVAPALLTARLVAPAHIAAFLVGVAMFVQFLAIATFVQISREEAGYGFDASVLETSLVYLLPGQIAGTAAAAVSGLVTRRFPAHRVLTAACAVGVCGFVMLILAHDYTWQLITAVAVINVFVIVAYGALPSMLIGSVPPGNTGAVNGINAIARTFGSSLASALVAVLLATITIPGTSTPTEQAYVVVFAVGGVAAFAAGFVAVTARAVLQNTRLD, from the coding sequence GTGACCCAGGCACCCGATACGGCCCATCGCGCCGCCCACGAGACGGCAGGTCGATCGGCGGTGCTGGTTCCGGCGCTCTGCTTCGTCGTGATGATCACGTCGATGATGCAGACCGCCGTGGTACCGCTCCTGCCGGCAATCGCGGTGCAGCTCGACATGGGCACGGACGCTGTCGGTTGGACAGTGACAGCGAATCTCCTTGCGGCCGCGGTATGTACACCACTGTTGGGTCACCTCGCCGATCGACATGGTCCGCGGAAGGTGATGCTCGCCGTGCTGGGCACGGTACTGATCGGTTCGGTGCTGTGTGTCGCGTGGACGGGCTTGCCGGCACTGGTCGCCGGTCGAATTCTGCAGGGCGTGTCGTATGCGTTGTTCCCCGTCGGTGTCGCGGTAGTGCGGGGCGCGCTGGGGCCGCGCCGTGTCCCGATGGCGCTCGGCGTCATGTCCGGGGCGTTGAGTGTCGGCGGCGGTGCGGGAATGATCGCGGCCGGATTGCTGTACACCGAAGGGTCCGACTATCGACGTGTCTTCTGGATGCTGTTGATACTTACGGCGATAGCAATGGTCGTCGGGTGGTGCGTTATTCCGCATACCCCGGGGTCGGGAGCGCGCGACGGGTTCGACTTCTGGGGTGTGGTCGGGCTCGCGATCGGCCTGCCGGGGCTGCTGTTGGCGCTGGCGCAAGGTGGGACGTGGGGATGGCTGTCGGTGTGGACACTCGGTTGCGCCGTCACCGGCGCGCTCGTGCTTGCCGCCTGGTACCGGCACGAACGGAGGACTACTGCACCGCTGGTTGCTCCTGCGCTTCTGACGGCGCGGTTGGTGGCCCCGGCGCATATCGCCGCCTTCCTGGTGGGTGTAGCGATGTTCGTGCAGTTCCTGGCCATCGCGACGTTCGTGCAGATCTCCCGAGAAGAAGCGGGATACGGCTTCGATGCGTCGGTGCTCGAGACCAGTCTGGTGTACCTGCTACCCGGACAGATTGCCGGTACGGCTGCGGCGGCCGTCAGTGGGCTCGTAACCCGACGGTTCCCAGCCCACCGGGTGCTGACCGCGGCATGTGCCGTCGGGGTATGCGGATTCGTGATGCTGATACTTGCTCATGACTACACGTGGCAATTGATCACGGCGGTTGCGGTGATCAATGTCTTTGTCATAGTCGCCTACGGTGCATTGCCGTCGATGCTCATCGGCAGCGTTCCTCCGGGAAACACGGGGGCGGTGAACGGGATCAACGCGATCGCCCGGACATTCGGCAGCTCACTGGCCAGTGCCTTGGTTGCGGTGTTGCTCGCGACGATCACGATCCCGGGCACCTCGACGCCCACAGAACAGGCGTACGTCGTGGTGTTCGCGGTCGGGGGAGTGGCCGCGTTCGCAGCGGGCTTCGTTGCCGTCACAGCGCGCGCCGTTTTGCAAAATACAAGACTTGATTGA
- a CDS encoding alpha/beta fold hydrolase: MTYSTTVTTLRGDGVSLVADLWEPRSEPKGTVLLLHGGGQTRHSWQRTGIRLAQQRWRAYCIDARGHGDSQWSPDGDYSPDAHARDIRTVVSDLGEPPVLVGASMGGMASLVASGDEPGLARALVLVDITPKAEPAGLAKITDFMQAGLSGFDSLDDALGAVIEYNPHRTRAPRVEGLRKNLREHEGRWYWHWDPRMLSDRTNSAAAAAERESRARAAARAIRIPTLLIRGAQSDVVSPEGARELLELIPGSRYIDVGGAGHMVGGDDNDVLSRGLVEFLDEAVLTA; encoded by the coding sequence ATGACGTACTCCACCACGGTGACCACCCTCCGCGGCGACGGCGTTTCCCTGGTCGCCGACCTGTGGGAACCCCGGTCGGAACCGAAAGGCACCGTCCTGCTGCTCCATGGCGGCGGGCAGACCAGACACTCGTGGCAGCGCACCGGAATACGCCTGGCCCAGCAGAGATGGCGCGCGTATTGCATCGACGCACGTGGCCACGGCGACAGCCAATGGTCGCCCGACGGCGACTACAGCCCCGACGCGCACGCCCGCGACATCCGCACAGTCGTCAGCGACCTCGGTGAACCCCCGGTGCTCGTCGGTGCGTCCATGGGCGGCATGGCCTCACTCGTGGCATCGGGCGACGAACCAGGTCTTGCCCGGGCGCTGGTCCTGGTAGATATCACCCCGAAGGCCGAACCGGCGGGTCTCGCCAAGATCACCGACTTCATGCAAGCCGGGTTGTCCGGCTTCGACAGCCTCGACGACGCGCTGGGAGCAGTGATCGAATACAACCCGCACCGCACTCGCGCGCCGCGGGTGGAGGGTTTGCGCAAGAACCTGCGTGAACACGAGGGTCGTTGGTACTGGCATTGGGATCCGCGGATGCTGTCGGACAGGACGAATTCGGCGGCCGCGGCGGCCGAACGCGAAAGTCGTGCTCGCGCCGCAGCGCGGGCGATCAGGATTCCGACGTTGCTCATTCGTGGCGCACAGTCCGATGTGGTCAGTCCGGAAGGAGCGCGCGAACTGCTGGAGCTGATTCCCGGGTCCCGCTATATAGACGTGGGCGGCGCTGGGCACATGGTGGGCGGCGACGACAACGACGTCCTGAGTCGAGGCTTGGTGGAGTTCCTCGACGAGGCGGTTCTCACCGCATGA
- a CDS encoding SDR family NAD(P)-dependent oxidoreductase produces MTPHSSTDRSETVLDLFRLDGSVAVVTGAGSGLGAGFARALAEAGADVVIAARRRENLDAVAVTVEAIGRRCLVVPTDVTDPEQCDALAQAAVAEFGRLDILINNAGVTSSAPATRERPEDFRAVLDVNLMGSYWVAQACGRVMGPGSAIVNVASMLGLIKSALPQAAYAASKAGIIGLTRDLSHQWSKRKGIRVNAIAPGFVETDLISEMSSDTLDEFLRGSSLGRTATQREIDGAVVFLASRASGYITGSTLAVDGGTSGH; encoded by the coding sequence ATGACCCCACACTCATCGACGGACCGGAGTGAGACGGTCCTCGACCTGTTCAGACTGGATGGATCCGTCGCTGTCGTCACCGGTGCCGGCAGTGGCTTGGGCGCCGGATTCGCCCGCGCTCTCGCCGAGGCCGGCGCCGACGTAGTGATAGCCGCACGCCGGCGCGAGAACCTCGACGCCGTCGCGGTGACAGTAGAGGCCATCGGTCGCCGCTGCCTGGTCGTCCCCACCGACGTCACCGACCCCGAGCAGTGCGACGCGCTCGCCCAGGCCGCTGTCGCCGAGTTCGGCCGCCTCGACATCCTGATCAACAACGCCGGGGTCACCAGCTCCGCGCCTGCGACACGCGAGCGCCCTGAGGACTTCCGCGCAGTCCTCGACGTGAACCTGATGGGCAGCTATTGGGTAGCGCAAGCGTGTGGACGCGTGATGGGCCCGGGCTCGGCCATCGTCAATGTCGCGAGCATGCTCGGCCTCATCAAATCGGCACTCCCGCAGGCTGCGTACGCGGCCAGTAAAGCGGGAATTATCGGCCTGACCCGCGACCTGTCGCATCAGTGGTCGAAGCGAAAGGGCATCCGCGTCAATGCGATCGCGCCGGGATTCGTGGAGACCGACCTGATTTCCGAAATGTCGTCGGATACGCTCGACGAGTTCCTGCGCGGCAGTTCGCTCGGCCGCACCGCGACGCAGCGCGAGATAGACGGAGCCGTGGTGTTCCTCGCCAGTCGCGCCTCCGGCTACATCACCGGCTCGACGCTCGCCGTCGACGGCGGCACCTCCGGACACTGA
- a CDS encoding PDR/VanB family oxidoreductase, with amino-acid sequence MTRSTNTEQRKMRVIGKDVLAHGVMAVRLADPDGGAVPTWEPGAHIDVVIDRSTVRQYSLCGDASDTTSLAIAVLREGDGRGGSRWVHDSLQVGDLVAIAGPRNNFTLEPAQSYLFVAGGIGITPLLPMLRSAEAAGADWRLLYGGRARTSMAFADGLVARYPGRIELRPQDEYGFLDLPAALDAVPDGTAVYCCGPEPLLQAIENEFLTHPNLRLYVERFAAKERPADAVDGSFEVELRRAGSTITVDANESVLDAVLRSGVDAPFSCREGTCGTCETPVLEGVPEHRDSILTEDEQAENDCMMICVSRSCTAKLVLDL; translated from the coding sequence ATGACCCGAAGCACCAACACCGAACAGCGCAAAATGCGAGTGATCGGCAAAGACGTGCTTGCTCACGGTGTCATGGCAGTACGGCTCGCGGATCCCGATGGCGGCGCTGTCCCGACCTGGGAGCCCGGAGCGCATATCGACGTCGTCATCGACAGGTCGACCGTGCGGCAATATTCCCTGTGTGGCGACGCATCGGACACCACCTCCTTGGCGATCGCGGTGCTCCGCGAAGGGGACGGCCGAGGGGGGTCGCGCTGGGTGCACGACTCGCTGCAAGTCGGAGACTTGGTCGCGATCGCAGGCCCGCGCAACAATTTCACTCTCGAACCCGCGCAGTCCTACCTCTTCGTCGCCGGCGGTATCGGCATTACGCCCCTGTTGCCGATGCTCCGTTCGGCCGAAGCCGCCGGCGCCGACTGGCGCCTGCTGTACGGCGGCCGAGCACGCACCAGCATGGCTTTTGCCGACGGGCTGGTCGCTCGGTACCCCGGGCGAATCGAGCTGCGACCCCAGGACGAGTACGGTTTCCTCGACCTTCCGGCTGCCCTCGACGCCGTACCCGACGGTACCGCGGTGTACTGCTGCGGACCGGAGCCGCTTTTGCAGGCGATCGAGAACGAATTCCTCACGCATCCCAACCTGAGGCTGTACGTCGAGCGGTTCGCTGCCAAGGAGCGGCCGGCCGATGCGGTCGACGGATCGTTCGAGGTCGAACTGCGGCGCGCGGGCAGCACCATCACGGTCGACGCGAACGAAAGCGTGCTCGACGCCGTACTCCGGTCCGGTGTCGACGCCCCCTTCTCGTGCCGCGAGGGTACGTGCGGGACTTGCGAAACTCCCGTCCTGGAAGGAGTTCCCGAGCACCGGGACTCTATCCTCACCGAAGACGAACAGGCCGAGAACGACTGCATGATGATCTGTGTATCACGAAGCTGCACAGCCAAACTCGTGCTCGATCTCTGA
- a CDS encoding TetR family transcriptional regulator codes for MARPSKPLISRAAAVAASIEIIDSEGLDAFSLPRLAKHIGVRAPSLYHHFSDKSAILAAVARQIAGAGNLPRRKPGPDWPEFFVTLSMNLRRSILKHRNAAPILLQYLPRDLLIGTYEDTARFLEESGVPAHLHVQILDGMERLTLGAVLTEAMRKPSTKSTIFPNVDPESQPLLSKALAANEMTSRQLFEEMIRSFLHGVVRNENVAITDAAPSDNVKISAN; via the coding sequence ATGGCCCGACCGTCGAAACCTCTGATCAGTCGCGCAGCCGCCGTGGCAGCGTCCATCGAGATCATCGACTCCGAGGGACTCGATGCGTTCAGCCTGCCACGCCTGGCGAAACACATCGGAGTGCGTGCTCCCTCGCTCTACCATCACTTCTCCGACAAGTCGGCGATCCTCGCCGCGGTCGCACGACAGATCGCCGGCGCCGGAAACCTACCGCGACGCAAGCCCGGCCCGGACTGGCCCGAATTCTTCGTGACGCTGAGCATGAACCTTCGCCGGTCGATCCTCAAACACCGCAACGCCGCGCCGATCCTGCTGCAATATCTGCCCCGTGACCTGCTGATCGGCACCTACGAGGACACCGCCCGGTTTCTCGAGGAGTCCGGAGTGCCCGCGCACCTGCACGTCCAGATTCTCGACGGCATGGAGCGCCTGACGCTCGGTGCGGTGCTTACCGAGGCGATGCGCAAACCGAGCACGAAGTCCACGATCTTCCCCAACGTCGACCCGGAGTCGCAGCCCCTGCTGTCCAAGGCTCTCGCCGCTAACGAGATGACCTCCCGGCAGTTGTTCGAGGAAATGATTCGCAGCTTCTTGCACGGCGTGGTGCGCAACGAGAACGTCGCGATCACGGACGCCGCGCCCTCCGACAACGTCAAGATTTCGGCCAACTGA
- a CDS encoding class I adenylate-forming enzyme family protein, which produces MAATVGSALHWWAKTRGEQDALVVAGESLTYRELQDWSSRIARKIVDLEIQPGQRVGVLGPNSLTWPVIALGVLKAGGVLIPLNPRFKPAELRKVVDDAGAVLVVTPSEFAPTVDAARELGSAFDTLSFDELAPLRAGGQDDFRIDLEPDEPTALLFTSGSTGMSKGVICTNRTLLNIVFEASLTEEGFRPGSTSLLVLPLVFTPGLVWGLVMTTVLGGKLIIEKEFDPGRAAKLLGEHDVQAIFGVPLIFEAISRSPEFADADLSSLRTAIVGGAAVAPALLQRWADKGVALRQIYGMTEAGGVATATLVAEAFDHPDTCGSGSIFTEVKVVRPDGTDAAPGEEGEILLRGPGVTPGYWNDAESTAAALQNSWLHSGDLGTLDDEGRVKFVDRLKDLIITGGINISPVEIERVIAEIPGVEEVAVIAAADERFGETPAAIVTVKDGVDAAAIIEHCDRLVADYKVPRYVVIRDEPLPRLPSGKLSKTAIRSEYRDVAERFDKVR; this is translated from the coding sequence ATGGCTGCCACCGTCGGCTCGGCATTGCATTGGTGGGCGAAGACCAGGGGAGAGCAGGACGCGCTCGTCGTGGCGGGTGAATCTCTCACATACCGCGAACTGCAGGACTGGTCCAGTCGTATCGCCCGGAAGATCGTGGACCTCGAAATCCAGCCGGGTCAACGAGTCGGCGTGCTGGGCCCGAATTCGCTGACATGGCCGGTGATCGCACTGGGCGTCCTCAAGGCCGGCGGTGTACTGATCCCGCTCAACCCACGGTTCAAGCCGGCGGAGCTCCGCAAGGTTGTCGACGACGCCGGCGCCGTCCTGGTCGTCACGCCGAGCGAGTTCGCGCCGACGGTCGACGCGGCGCGTGAATTGGGTTCCGCCTTCGACACGCTCTCGTTCGACGAGCTCGCGCCGCTACGCGCGGGAGGACAGGACGACTTCCGCATCGATCTCGAACCGGACGAACCGACCGCCCTCCTCTTCACGAGTGGCTCCACCGGGATGTCCAAGGGTGTGATCTGCACGAACCGGACGCTGCTCAATATCGTCTTCGAGGCGTCACTCACCGAAGAAGGCTTCCGGCCCGGGTCCACGTCGCTGCTCGTGTTGCCCTTGGTGTTCACCCCCGGCCTGGTCTGGGGGCTGGTCATGACAACGGTGCTCGGCGGAAAGCTGATCATCGAGAAGGAGTTCGATCCGGGCCGCGCGGCCAAACTTCTCGGTGAACACGATGTCCAGGCCATCTTCGGTGTGCCGTTGATCTTCGAGGCGATCTCGCGTTCACCCGAGTTCGCGGACGCCGACCTGTCGTCGCTGCGCACCGCGATCGTCGGCGGCGCCGCGGTCGCTCCGGCACTGTTGCAGCGCTGGGCGGACAAGGGCGTCGCACTGAGACAGATCTATGGCATGACCGAGGCCGGCGGTGTCGCCACCGCCACCCTCGTCGCCGAAGCCTTCGACCACCCCGACACGTGTGGATCCGGCTCGATCTTCACCGAAGTGAAGGTGGTCCGTCCGGACGGCACCGATGCCGCGCCCGGTGAAGAGGGCGAGATACTCCTGCGCGGTCCGGGCGTCACCCCTGGCTACTGGAACGACGCCGAGTCGACGGCGGCAGCCTTGCAGAACAGCTGGCTGCACAGCGGCGACCTCGGCACTCTCGACGACGAAGGACGCGTCAAGTTCGTCGACCGGCTCAAAGACCTCATCATCACCGGCGGAATCAATATCTCGCCGGTCGAGATCGAGCGGGTCATCGCCGAGATTCCCGGTGTCGAGGAAGTCGCTGTCATCGCGGCCGCTGACGAACGCTTCGGCGAAACCCCGGCGGCGATCGTCACGGTGAAGGATGGCGTCGATGCAGCGGCAATCATCGAACACTGCGACCGGCTCGTGGCCGACTACAAGGTTCCGCGCTACGTGGTGATCCGGGACGAGCCGCTGCCGCGGCTCCCCAGTGGCAAGCTCTCGAAGACGGCGATCCGGTCCGAATACCGGGACGTGGCTGAACGATTCGACAAGGTCCGCTGA